Below is a window of Arthrobacter sp. SLBN-112 DNA.
TTCCGGCGGCCGGTGCTGCCTGAGCCGGGCACCGTGATCAGGAGGCCCCTTGCCCGACAGTAATGCCGCCGCCTGGCCGTGGGTCCGCTCCCGGCTGTCGGCCCTGAGGCCCTCTGCCCGTCCCGGGACCGTGCGTCCGGGCTCCGGCGCCGCGGTCCGCACCGCCGTCGTCACGGATTCCGCGGCCGCCCTGCCGGCCGCCTACCTGGCTGGACTTGCCCACGACGGAATCCTTACTGTCGTACCGATGCCCGTTATGGTGGGGGCGGAGATCTACGGCGAAGGCGAAGACGACATCCTGGAGACCATCGCCGTGGCCCTGGCCTCGGGTACCGGAGTCAAAACATCCCGCCCATCACCGGGCCAGTTCGAGCAGGCTTACCGGGCAGCTGAACAACGGGGATTCGAGGCCGTGGTGTCAGTCCACATCTCCGGTGAACTTTCCGGCACCGCGGACGCCGCCAGGCTCGCTGCGGCCAGGGTGGCTATCCCGGTTGACGTGGTGGACACGGAGACTGTCGGCATGGCCGAGGGGATGGCCGTTCAGGCTGCGGTGGAAGCCGCGGCAGCCGGTGCAGGGTGTGCCGACGTGGCGGCGGCGGCTCGCGCACAGGCAGCCCGGACCAGGGTTTTCTTCTACGTTCCCAGCCTGGAACAGTTGCGGCGTGGCGGACGCATCGGCGCCGCGGCGTCGCTCGTTGGCACCATGCTTGCCATCAAACCCATCCTGGCGGTCGACGGCGGCAGGATCGTCCCGTTGGAAAGGGTGCGTTCAGCCGCGCGTGCCGTCGCCCGGCTGGAGGAAATCGTCGCGGCGGAAGCGGTACCCCGCCCTG
It encodes the following:
- a CDS encoding DegV family protein; its protein translation is MPDSNAAAWPWVRSRLSALRPSARPGTVRPGSGAAVRTAVVTDSAAALPAAYLAGLAHDGILTVVPMPVMVGAEIYGEGEDDILETIAVALASGTGVKTSRPSPGQFEQAYRAAEQRGFEAVVSVHISGELSGTADAARLAAARVAIPVDVVDTETVGMAEGMAVQAAVEAAAAGAGCADVAAAARAQAARTRVFFYVPSLEQLRRGGRIGAAASLVGTMLAIKPILAVDGGRIVPLERVRSAARAVARLEEIVAAEAVPRPGESVRLAVHHFGNQTEADGLAARLAVALPDCPPAQISSLPAVLAAHAGLGVLAVIVGRGTGGGNLST